A window of Fodinibius salinus contains these coding sequences:
- a CDS encoding M56 family metallopeptidase produces the protein MKSTLLLGLLFGIYKLLLENEKTHYFNRFFLLFSLLFGLTAPLTTFEIYPEQDIAGIKMQQMEQAVNVPAEAISNSVESAIVSEPAPLTNTETAPATPAETGGAISATDILFGLYGLVTLFLLIRFAGGLLEIRHKIKVGNHQKTGAATLVLLDKSITPQSFFRFIFLGKEQFENGEIGPKILDHELTHVRQFHTLDVLFVEFLKVIFWFNPFMYLYKRAIQLNHEFIADESIVSKISSPSDYQNMLIRACAGNKSLNLTSSINFSLTKKRLQMMFRSYSRFRFGSKTAVLVPILALLTFTFCSKEREDTAQHSQTTYSDVELHFDSNRSEELGKPIATHYTSSGEPFTGTQKIYYTENDSLHMEMYFEDGINTGSVQYEDGDTYRIKNGLYQNFPKMQEMYVNDTLVYKDIFPTKSEDGMGHIRLWHDNGQLSVEVSYTGDQVYQGLMTEYDKDGNIIKQERYEDGEVIETIK, from the coding sequence GTGAAATCTACGCTACTGCTTGGGTTACTTTTCGGGATTTATAAGCTATTGTTAGAAAATGAAAAAACGCACTACTTTAACCGGTTCTTTTTACTTTTTTCTTTACTCTTCGGGCTTACGGCACCATTGACTACTTTTGAAATTTACCCCGAACAGGACATTGCCGGAATCAAGATGCAGCAAATGGAACAAGCTGTTAATGTCCCTGCTGAGGCAATAAGCAATTCAGTTGAATCAGCAATAGTCTCTGAGCCTGCTCCCTTAACCAACACTGAAACAGCTCCAGCTACACCTGCAGAAACAGGAGGAGCTATAAGTGCTACAGATATATTGTTTGGTTTATATGGATTGGTCACTCTATTTCTTTTGATCCGGTTTGCAGGAGGATTATTAGAAATCCGGCATAAAATAAAGGTTGGAAATCACCAAAAAACAGGTGCTGCCACTTTGGTCTTACTGGATAAGTCCATCACCCCACAGTCATTTTTCAGGTTTATTTTCCTTGGAAAAGAACAATTTGAAAATGGAGAGATTGGACCTAAAATCCTGGATCATGAACTGACGCATGTGCGCCAGTTCCATACTTTGGATGTTCTATTTGTCGAGTTTTTGAAAGTTATTTTTTGGTTTAATCCATTCATGTATTTATACAAACGTGCTATTCAATTAAACCATGAGTTTATAGCGGATGAATCCATAGTGAGTAAGATTTCATCGCCAAGTGACTATCAAAATATGCTGATCCGTGCCTGCGCTGGAAATAAATCTCTGAACCTAACCAGTAGTATCAACTTCTCACTCACCAAAAAGCGGCTGCAAATGATGTTTCGATCGTATTCACGCTTCCGGTTCGGTTCAAAGACTGCAGTGCTGGTGCCCATCCTGGCCTTGCTCACGTTTACATTTTGCAGTAAGGAGCGAGAAGACACTGCACAGCATTCTCAGACAACCTACAGTGATGTGGAACTACATTTTGATAGCAACCGCTCTGAAGAGCTTGGGAAGCCTATTGCCACTCATTATACTTCTTCCGGAGAGCCTTTCACGGGAACCCAAAAGATTTATTACACCGAAAATGACAGTCTACATATGGAAATGTATTTCGAAGACGGGATAAATACCGGTTCTGTCCAATATGAAGATGGGGATACTTATCGAATAAAGAATGGTTTATATCAGAACTTCCCTAAAATGCAGGAAATGTATGTCAATGATACCTTAGTATATAAAGATATTTTTCCTACCAAAAGTGAAGACGGAATGGGTCATATTCGCTTGTGGCATGATAATGGACAACTTTCAGTTGAAGTTTCTTACACTGGTGACCAGGTATACCAGGGGCTGATGACTGAATATGACAAAGATGGAAATATCATCAAGCAAGAGCGGTATGAGGATGGGGAAGTGATTGAAACAATAAAATAA
- a CDS encoding BlaI/MecI/CopY family transcriptional regulator — MDLSQKEEELMQYLWKLEKAFMKDLLELYPEPKPAPSTVATLLKRMTKKGFVDYEQMGRSRQYYPLVEKSDYFSKHVNGLIKKFFNNSAAQFASFFTSETELSEEELEELKTIVEKEIERKNQ, encoded by the coding sequence ATGGATCTTTCTCAAAAAGAAGAAGAACTGATGCAGTATTTGTGGAAACTGGAAAAAGCGTTCATGAAAGACCTGCTAGAGTTATACCCTGAGCCCAAGCCTGCTCCTTCAACGGTAGCAACTCTGCTCAAACGGATGACTAAGAAAGGTTTTGTGGATTATGAACAGATGGGGCGATCGCGGCAATATTATCCGCTGGTTGAGAAATCAGATTATTTTTCGAAACATGTAAACGGGCTCATCAAGAAGTTTTTTAATAATTCAGCCGCCCAGTTTGCCTCTTTCTTTACGTCAGAAACCGAGCTTTCTGAGGAGGAATTGGAAGAATTAAAAACTATTGTTGAAAAAGAAATAGAGAGGAAAAACCAATGA
- a CDS encoding Crp/Fnr family transcriptional regulator, which yields MKKDEILLFKGDVSRHMRFIADGCLKCYHIDEDGNEQILQFGIEGWWINDLYSYLTQTPAKYFVQAIEDSCVLQIKRHSLEELYKQIPTIERFFRIKIQNAYVALLDRTIHNMSKPAKQRYLDFRTSYPNIEQRVPQYMVASYLGITPEFLSSIRNEITNS from the coding sequence CTGAAAAAAGACGAGATCCTTTTGTTCAAAGGAGACGTCTCCAGACACATGCGATTCATAGCAGACGGGTGTTTGAAATGCTATCATATTGACGAAGATGGCAATGAACAAATATTGCAGTTTGGTATTGAGGGGTGGTGGATTAATGATTTATATAGCTATCTGACCCAAACACCGGCTAAATACTTTGTTCAAGCTATTGAAGACAGTTGTGTTCTTCAGATTAAGCGACATTCCTTGGAGGAACTTTACAAACAAATTCCTACCATTGAACGATTTTTCCGAATTAAAATTCAAAATGCCTATGTCGCCTTGCTGGATCGTACCATTCATAATATGAGTAAACCTGCCAAACAGCGGTATCTCGATTTCCGCACCTCTTACCCCAACATTGAACAGCGGGTACCGCAGTATATGGTAGCATCCTATTTGGGTATTACACCAGAGTTTCTAAGTTCTATCCGTAATGAAATAACAAATTCGTAA
- a CDS encoding NADPH-dependent FMN reductase produces MNNHIIAFAGSNSSNSINAQLTKAAINNISIEDVNYVDLRNMDIPMYRKELENQQGIPQPIKNLYQKMTKAEGFIVASPEHNGLLPAFFKNIIDWLTRIDQEIFMNKPVLLLSASPGDNGGATNLSILSDLMPFWGAEVVDTYSLGKYNEHFDNESQSIVNQKELKKLSTVIEHFEEVITKPLAH; encoded by the coding sequence ATGAATAATCACATTATCGCATTTGCGGGAAGTAACAGTTCAAACTCGATTAATGCGCAACTAACAAAAGCAGCAATCAATAACATATCCATAGAGGATGTAAATTATGTTGATCTCAGAAATATGGACATCCCAATGTATCGAAAGGAATTAGAAAACCAACAAGGTATTCCACAGCCCATTAAGAATTTATATCAGAAAATGACAAAAGCGGAAGGGTTTATCGTGGCTTCCCCTGAACATAACGGTCTGTTACCTGCTTTCTTTAAAAATATAATTGATTGGCTGACTCGTATAGATCAAGAAATATTCATGAATAAACCAGTACTCTTGCTAAGTGCCTCTCCAGGAGATAACGGTGGAGCAACTAATCTATCAATACTCTCAGATCTTATGCCATTTTGGGGCGCTGAAGTAGTAGATACGTATTCACTTGGTAAGTATAACGAACATTTCGACAATGAATCTCAATCTATTGTCAATCAAAAAGAACTAAAGAAGTTATCAACTGTCATTGAACATTTCGAAGAAGTGATAACAAAACCTTTAGCACATTAA
- a CDS encoding PAS domain S-box protein — translation MSNIDSNFLQSVFNSIPDAIVIADKERNIRSVNSTFETIFGFSEQEVIGQKTKMLYASEEDFKQTGQTKYNPTSDINSVIYELDYKRKDGTVFPAETVGSVVKGDEGNTIGYLGITRDLTTQKKRKHELQKLSERLQLLVEITTGTHETIEEAIEESLKKMTKVLNLEVGIISRISGNDYTIEYFYPQDSDLEKGIQFDLANTYCDITYNADGVVGIEHMTESAYEGHPCYEQFELESYIGIPLSANGNRFGTINFSSTSPRTEPFTKADKDMLRLFAEWLSAMIERKKTETKLRESREKFRLISEHSADLVCLHKPDGTYEYVSPSVTDILGYTPDELIGVNPYTLFHPDDLEKVEAQSHSLAKSNQKITSIQYRIKRKDGTYIWFETSTEPITNQQGEVVKLRTGSRDITDRKKLELLLQETNKLAEVGGWEYDVNNDHLYWTDEVYRIHELPVSKEIDIEEAIDFYSPGSRHQIQEAVTRAVEEGIGYDMELPIITAKGNRKWIRAIGKVEQDEEGNVYKVYGVFKDLTKRKEMEEALRERNQALEKLNETTNKIYSVLGHDLKTPLTSIIGFSEVILSDLENVDIDPELKQYLSHINRSAIQMGGMLEDLSRWAQFQTEGFELTIEEISVHETVNDIKELLGPTAEKKGIDLTYDCGNEELLVETDEQMVKTVIRNFISNAIKFSSAGDEIQITCSCSNDHWEISVQDEGAGMTEETQEKLFSSEHPNTRGTKGEKGSGIGLKLCHHLVELQEGEIIIESTLDVGSTFTMRIPRH, via the coding sequence ATGAGTAATATTGATTCCAATTTTTTGCAATCGGTTTTTAACTCTATCCCGGATGCTATAGTTATAGCAGATAAAGAGCGAAATATCCGTTCGGTAAATAGTACTTTCGAAACCATTTTTGGTTTTAGTGAGCAGGAGGTAATCGGCCAAAAAACAAAAATGCTATATGCTTCAGAAGAGGATTTCAAACAAACAGGACAAACCAAATATAATCCCACCTCTGATATTAATTCAGTTATATATGAATTAGATTATAAGCGCAAAGATGGAACGGTCTTTCCTGCAGAAACGGTCGGAAGTGTTGTAAAGGGTGATGAAGGTAACACGATCGGCTATTTGGGCATTACCCGGGATCTTACTACTCAGAAAAAAAGAAAACATGAGCTCCAAAAGCTTTCGGAACGGCTTCAACTGCTGGTCGAAATAACGACCGGGACTCATGAAACCATTGAGGAAGCAATTGAAGAATCGTTAAAAAAGATGACCAAGGTTTTAAACCTTGAGGTCGGAATTATTAGTCGCATATCCGGTAATGATTATACGATTGAATATTTCTATCCGCAGGACAGTGATTTGGAAAAAGGTATACAATTTGATCTTGCAAACACCTATTGTGATATAACGTATAATGCTGATGGCGTTGTCGGTATCGAACACATGACAGAGTCTGCTTATGAAGGTCATCCGTGTTATGAGCAGTTTGAGCTGGAATCTTATATTGGAATTCCACTATCTGCTAACGGCAATCGGTTTGGCACAATAAACTTTTCATCCACAAGTCCAAGAACGGAGCCATTTACCAAGGCTGATAAAGATATGCTTCGTTTATTTGCTGAGTGGTTGAGTGCCATGATAGAGCGAAAGAAGACGGAAACCAAGCTTCGTGAAAGCCGGGAAAAATTTCGGCTTATTTCTGAACACTCAGCAGATTTGGTTTGCTTGCATAAGCCGGATGGGACCTATGAATATGTGTCCCCTTCAGTGACTGATATTCTTGGATATACGCCGGATGAATTAATTGGCGTAAACCCATATACCCTTTTTCATCCGGATGATTTAGAAAAGGTTGAAGCACAATCTCATAGCCTAGCTAAATCAAATCAAAAAATCACCAGTATACAATACCGGATAAAACGAAAGGATGGGACATATATCTGGTTTGAAACTTCAACAGAGCCGATAACAAACCAACAAGGAGAGGTTGTCAAACTGCGTACCGGGTCACGAGATATTACGGACCGAAAAAAGTTGGAGCTCTTACTACAAGAAACAAATAAATTGGCCGAAGTAGGAGGCTGGGAATACGATGTTAATAATGATCATCTATACTGGACCGATGAGGTATATCGGATTCATGAATTACCTGTGAGTAAAGAAATTGATATAGAAGAAGCAATAGATTTTTATTCTCCTGGTTCCCGGCATCAGATTCAAGAAGCTGTAACAAGAGCTGTTGAAGAAGGAATAGGGTATGACATGGAGCTACCTATTATTACTGCCAAGGGTAATCGGAAGTGGATAAGAGCTATTGGCAAGGTCGAACAAGATGAAGAAGGCAACGTTTATAAAGTTTATGGCGTTTTTAAGGACCTTACAAAACGGAAAGAGATGGAAGAGGCCCTTCGAGAGCGAAATCAGGCTCTTGAAAAGCTAAATGAGACAACCAACAAAATTTACTCGGTTCTCGGGCATGATTTAAAAACGCCGTTAACCAGTATTATCGGGTTTTCTGAAGTTATTTTGTCAGATCTTGAAAATGTTGATATAGATCCAGAGCTGAAGCAATATCTTTCCCATATTAATCGGTCCGCTATACAAATGGGAGGAATGCTTGAAGATTTATCTCGTTGGGCACAGTTTCAAACAGAAGGTTTTGAGCTGACCATTGAAGAGATCTCCGTTCATGAAACAGTAAATGATATAAAAGAATTATTAGGTCCCACCGCTGAGAAAAAAGGTATTGATCTTACCTATGACTGCGGGAATGAGGAATTGCTTGTAGAAACGGATGAACAAATGGTCAAAACAGTTATCCGTAATTTTATAAGCAACGCAATTAAATTTTCTTCTGCCGGTGATGAAATACAAATAACCTGTTCATGTAGTAACGACCATTGGGAAATATCTGTGCAAGACGAAGGGGCCGGAATGACTGAGGAAACACAGGAAAAGCTTTTTAGTTCAGAACATCCAAACACACGCGGTACAAAAGGTGAAAAGGGGAGTGGAATTGGTCTTAAACTTTGTCACCATTTAGTTGAATTACAAGAAGGTGAGATTATTATCGAGAGTACATTAGATGTTGGGTCAACGTTTACAATGCGAATTCCGAGGCATTGA
- a CDS encoding DinB family protein, producing the protein MTVQDLETFYDYNYWANKKILPTISQLTTEEFTQPVAGGYGSIRNTMVHLLSTEWGWLSRCGGHPRGASLKAEDYPTVEPLLKDWKKVERYMREFLSQLEDEELNHTIEYRGEGDKKRAMPLGELLHHSIIHGAHHRGQVAILLRELGYAPGSFDILFYYAEKHGVPAW; encoded by the coding sequence ATGACTGTTCAGGATTTAGAAACTTTTTACGACTATAACTATTGGGCAAATAAAAAAATATTGCCCACGATTTCCCAGCTCACAACTGAAGAATTTACCCAGCCTGTTGCTGGAGGATACGGTTCTATCAGAAATACAATGGTTCATCTGCTTAGCACCGAGTGGGGCTGGCTTAGTCGTTGTGGTGGCCACCCGCGTGGGGCAAGCCTTAAAGCTGAGGATTACCCCACAGTTGAACCACTGCTTAAAGACTGGAAAAAAGTTGAACGTTATATGCGCGAATTTTTGTCTCAATTAGAAGATGAGGAGCTAAATCATACGATTGAATATCGTGGTGAAGGCGACAAAAAACGTGCAATGCCTTTGGGAGAATTACTTCACCATTCGATTATTCATGGAGCCCACCATCGAGGACAGGTTGCTATATTACTGCGGGAACTCGGATATGCCCCGGGGAGTTTTGATATTCTTTTTTATTATGCAGAAAAACACGGTGTCCCGGCATGGTAA
- a CDS encoding MBOAT family O-acyltransferase, with the protein MTTSKPTYREYEERRLGHSVNQLAGIASMFRRSFGSSTFAGFWRYWNPFFSYYLYYYCYKPLAKFLPRSLVVVCTFIVSGAIHDLFASIILLDGYILFSPVFAFWGLLVVIEEAFAITFSWAHFWVRVSIYAFIIIGTITMGLKIRSLLA; encoded by the coding sequence ATGACAACATCAAAGCCAACATATAGAGAATATGAAGAGCGAAGGCTTGGACATTCAGTTAATCAGTTAGCTGGTATCGCGTCCATGTTTCGACGCTCTTTCGGCTCGTCAACATTTGCTGGTTTTTGGCGTTATTGGAATCCCTTTTTCAGCTATTACCTTTATTATTATTGCTACAAACCATTAGCAAAGTTCTTGCCTCGCTCTTTGGTAGTTGTATGTACATTTATTGTGAGTGGAGCCATTCATGATCTTTTTGCAAGTATCATACTGCTCGATGGGTACATACTTTTTTCACCGGTCTTTGCTTTTTGGGGATTGTTAGTTGTTATTGAAGAAGCCTTTGCCATAACCTTTTCATGGGCTCACTTTTGGGTTCGTGTTAGTATCTATGCTTTTATAATCATTGGAACTATCACAATGGGGTTGAAAATCCGCTCACTGTTAGCATAG
- a CDS encoding DUF1499 domain-containing protein — protein MLNTIEYINNLLSSSGATAKVRISRWALASLMFGVISALFFVGTGYGYQWSWWELGTAFTWIMPLSTMLGLMGFSLGFFFGFLKWRNPQKRGVVVALIGFLLGLSVMGTAIYWLNEVQKYPPIHDISTDIEHPPTFEAIVPLRADAPNDTTYGDQEKADIQREHYPDIQPLYLDMGYDDAYARALAAAKRMPWEQVVTSDKSAGRIEAVDKLPWFGFKDDIVIRVDTAKTQNKTKIDIRSVSRIGKGDIGVNAQRIRNYLKSVTNQ, from the coding sequence ATGTTAAACACCATTGAGTATATCAACAATTTGTTATCAAGCTCCGGTGCTACAGCTAAAGTAAGAATATCGAGGTGGGCACTTGCCAGCCTGATGTTTGGCGTAATATCGGCCTTGTTTTTCGTGGGCACGGGCTATGGATATCAGTGGAGCTGGTGGGAGCTGGGCACCGCCTTTACGTGGATCATGCCGCTGAGCACGATGCTGGGACTGATGGGCTTTTCGCTGGGATTCTTCTTTGGATTCTTGAAGTGGAGGAATCCCCAAAAAAGAGGAGTTGTTGTAGCTTTGATCGGTTTTTTACTTGGATTGTCGGTGATGGGAACGGCCATATACTGGCTTAATGAAGTGCAGAAGTATCCGCCTATCCACGATATCAGTACCGATATCGAACATCCGCCTACATTTGAAGCGATTGTTCCGCTGCGGGCCGATGCTCCCAACGATACTACCTATGGTGATCAGGAGAAGGCCGATATCCAGCGAGAGCATTATCCGGATATTCAGCCACTCTATTTGGATATGGGATATGATGATGCCTATGCTCGTGCGCTGGCAGCAGCAAAACGGATGCCCTGGGAGCAGGTCGTGACCTCAGATAAATCAGCAGGACGAATTGAAGCTGTTGATAAACTTCCTTGGTTTGGATTTAAAGATGATATTGTAATTCGCGTGGATACAGCAAAGACTCAAAACAAGACTAAAATTGATATCCGTTCAGTATCCCGCATCGGAAAAGGGGATATCGGCGTTAACGCCCAGCGCATTCGGAATTATCTGAAGTCCGTTACTAACCAGTGA
- the speE gene encoding polyamine aminopropyltransferase, translating into MSLTFNEFYNGRTGLTVGVQKVLFSEQTPYQKVEILETDTWGRMMAIDGMVMLSEKDEFVYHEMLTHVALFSHPHPEQVLIVGGGDGGTAREVMRHQSVQQVDMVEIDEVVIRTSKEFLPDVGDWGNPKLNVLIEDGIEFVKNIEDPYDVIIIDGSDPLGPAEGLFKTDFMQACYDGLKDNGVLTAQTESPWVQDYHKSMKQVFAALDDIYEVSKIYLAYIPLYPAGMWSFAFASKGANPLSQQAMQRVEQGLPTFGSKLNYYNEDIHQSCFALPNFVADII; encoded by the coding sequence ATGTCCTTGACCTTCAATGAGTTTTACAATGGTCGAACAGGCCTAACAGTTGGTGTGCAGAAGGTACTTTTTTCTGAGCAGACTCCATATCAAAAGGTGGAGATATTAGAAACTGATACCTGGGGAAGGATGATGGCGATAGACGGGATGGTCATGCTCTCAGAAAAGGATGAGTTTGTCTATCATGAGATGCTGACTCATGTGGCACTTTTTTCGCATCCCCATCCCGAGCAGGTGCTTATTGTAGGGGGAGGAGACGGCGGCACGGCTCGTGAAGTAATGCGTCACCAATCAGTACAGCAGGTAGATATGGTTGAAATTGATGAGGTGGTGATTCGTACATCAAAAGAGTTTTTGCCGGATGTGGGAGACTGGGGAAACCCCAAGCTAAATGTTCTGATTGAAGACGGCATCGAATTTGTTAAAAATATCGAGGATCCCTACGATGTGATTATTATTGACGGTTCAGATCCCTTGGGTCCGGCTGAAGGGTTGTTTAAAACAGATTTTATGCAGGCATGCTATGACGGATTGAAAGATAATGGTGTGCTGACTGCCCAGACCGAAAGTCCATGGGTTCAGGATTATCATAAAAGCATGAAGCAAGTGTTTGCTGCACTGGATGATATCTATGAGGTCTCAAAAATATATCTGGCTTATATTCCGCTTTATCCTGCGGGCATGTGGTCGTTTGCTTTTGCCAGCAAAGGTGCCAATCCACTTAGCCAACAAGCCATGCAAAGGGTAGAGCAGGGGCTCCCAACTTTTGGAAGCAAGCTAAATTACTATAATGAGGATATCCATCAAAGCTGTTTTGCACTCCCGAATTTTGTAGCGGATATTATATGA
- a CDS encoding pyruvoyl-dependent arginine decarboxylase, with protein sequence MIDVSNLMAPTANIYSLVRGSSEGQTPLNAFDNALLNAGVGDTNLMRMSSILPPDAQQHDIADLDLPAGGFLPLAYAAIDSKRPGTVIASAVAVGIPEDDEAPGVIMEFEDEDELLTVEQKARQMVVNAFESRNRELKEIKSIGIDHKVKECASAFAGVVLWYE encoded by the coding sequence ATGATTGACGTTTCGAATTTAATGGCTCCTACGGCCAACATTTATAGTTTAGTCAGAGGATCATCTGAAGGACAGACGCCGCTCAATGCGTTTGATAATGCACTGCTTAATGCCGGTGTAGGCGATACTAATCTGATGCGCATGAGCAGTATATTGCCTCCCGATGCGCAACAGCATGACATTGCAGATTTGGATTTACCGGCCGGTGGATTCTTGCCGCTGGCATATGCTGCCATTGATTCGAAGAGACCCGGCACAGTCATTGCTTCGGCGGTAGCGGTGGGCATCCCCGAAGATGATGAGGCGCCGGGTGTCATTATGGAGTTTGAGGATGAGGATGAGCTGCTTACGGTGGAGCAGAAGGCTCGACAAATGGTCGTCAATGCTTTTGAATCCCGAAATCGAGAGCTGAAAGAAATTAAATCGATTGGGATTGATCACAAAGTTAAAGAGTGTGCTTCTGCCTTTGCAGGTGTGGTGTTGTGGTATGAGTGA
- the speD gene encoding adenosylmethionine decarboxylase, translating to MATEALGRQILVELYDCASDKINDTDFIKTTMLEATRASGATIISHDFHKFSPHGVSGVIVIAESHVSIHSWPEYDYAAVDIFTCGNTINAEAIRDSLEKEFEAQHISEEEIERGVLNVNAGKKQLFDPRHSASKN from the coding sequence ATGGCAACAGAAGCACTTGGACGACAAATTTTGGTTGAGCTTTATGATTGTGCTTCCGATAAAATTAATGACACAGATTTTATTAAAACGACTATGCTGGAGGCTACGCGTGCCTCGGGAGCAACCATTATTTCGCATGATTTTCATAAATTTAGTCCTCACGGGGTAAGCGGCGTGATCGTGATCGCCGAATCACATGTGTCAATCCACAGTTGGCCTGAATATGACTATGCTGCCGTTGATATTTTTACCTGTGGCAATACCATTAATGCAGAAGCTATTCGAGATTCCCTTGAAAAGGAATTTGAGGCTCAGCATATCTCAGAAGAAGAAATTGAACGTGGTGTGTTGAATGTTAATGCCGGTAAAAAGCAGCTTTTTGATCCCCGTCACTCAGCATCAAAAAACTAG